One segment of Streptomyces sp. NBC_00576 DNA contains the following:
- a CDS encoding FtsX-like permease family protein, giving the protein MTAQPVPPQSGGTRAAPPPVRAGVWARLRAFAGTSVALALLVTVTATLAAAYPRAVDRYGDAGLRRAVEQASPDRTTVQVDAPPPWTDTAKEMEAALRTGPLAAARAEVLATTRAPLVPDPAQSSYGVRTTVGMEASDPWLPRPAGLPAQLVLAAQQDLASHARLSAGRLPSTEGETVTATTAQVEAAVTMDTARTLDIRVGSVLHLPGSGRAPLAVRVTGIVVPRTPTGAYWSALPVLRTPALSRLPGSQLSEVYWLGGLLLAPEAGPALLSTPGRPLRYWQVAPDVATLRGHDLDRLASAVAAFESGPGVQRLRAVVDPRLEIQTSLDEVLADHSGLRSGIDPLLVLAAVGTGSLAVIVLAMAAGVAADRRRAELALLRARGASLSGLAGRLLAETAVVAVPAGALGLTAALLVLPGARSAPAVAAALAVTLFACVALPLRGVVAHRTVRMHDGREDLASARPSRRRTVAELTVLVIASGAVVALRRQGSGSTGLVAAAPLLTGVVAALLLARLHPLPLRALSKATTRMRGPVIPLSLAHVARAPGFAVLPLLALLTALTTAAFGGSVLAGVTAARDQAALLAVGADGRIETTTGELPQALPDRVRRLSGVRDMTEASVINEAKPQQGSQPIPLAGVDPDAYAHLAHHTGLGPFDAASLRQEDADTTASADRPLPALASPRVAEEYGTDPYPVLLPDGTSVTVRIVLIRARTPAVIGDDFLIVDRAALPRGVARTTTLLLTGDALNGRALRSATEGTATAVRLRIEERARHVDSPLQSGAERLYGVAVAASAGYAILALLLTVLRTAPERSALLARLRTMGMSRSQGRRLLILTALPQALLAAAGGLLTGWAGIHLLSPGVDLTAIALASPSALEGAALRTDPLSLAVPALTVLLLAVGVPTGQAWWTSRRGSVRELRMGDD; this is encoded by the coding sequence GTGACCGCGCAGCCGGTTCCCCCTCAGAGCGGAGGGACGAGGGCGGCGCCGCCGCCCGTACGTGCCGGGGTGTGGGCCCGGCTGAGGGCCTTCGCCGGTACGTCCGTGGCCCTCGCGCTGCTGGTGACGGTGACCGCAACGCTGGCTGCCGCGTACCCGCGTGCCGTCGACCGGTACGGAGACGCAGGGCTGCGCCGGGCGGTCGAGCAGGCCTCTCCCGACCGGACGACCGTGCAGGTGGACGCCCCTCCACCCTGGACGGACACGGCCAAGGAGATGGAGGCTGCCCTGCGCACCGGTCCGCTGGCCGCGGCGCGGGCCGAGGTTCTCGCCACCACGAGGGCGCCGCTGGTTCCCGACCCCGCGCAGTCGTCGTACGGCGTGCGCACGACCGTCGGCATGGAGGCGTCCGACCCCTGGCTCCCCCGGCCCGCCGGCCTGCCCGCCCAACTGGTACTCGCCGCTCAGCAGGACCTGGCCTCCCACGCCCGGCTCAGCGCGGGCCGGTTGCCAAGCACCGAGGGCGAAACGGTGACCGCGACGACCGCGCAGGTCGAGGCCGCCGTCACCATGGACACCGCCCGCACGCTCGACATCCGGGTGGGCTCGGTGCTCCACCTGCCGGGCTCGGGCCGCGCCCCGCTCGCCGTCCGGGTCACCGGGATCGTCGTCCCGCGCACCCCCACGGGCGCCTACTGGTCGGCACTGCCGGTGCTGCGCACCCCCGCGCTGAGCCGCCTGCCCGGCAGCCAGCTGTCGGAGGTCTACTGGCTCGGCGGCCTGCTCCTCGCCCCCGAAGCCGGCCCGGCCCTCCTGAGCACCCCCGGCCGCCCACTCCGGTACTGGCAGGTGGCCCCCGACGTCGCCACCCTGCGCGGCCACGATCTCGACCGTCTGGCGTCCGCCGTCGCCGCCTTCGAGTCGGGCCCGGGAGTGCAGCGCCTGCGGGCGGTCGTCGACCCGCGCCTGGAGATCCAGACCAGTCTCGACGAGGTCCTCGCAGACCATTCCGGACTACGGTCGGGGATCGACCCGCTGCTTGTCCTCGCCGCCGTCGGGACCGGCAGCCTCGCCGTGATCGTCCTGGCCATGGCCGCCGGCGTGGCTGCCGACCGCCGACGTGCGGAGCTGGCTCTGCTGCGTGCCCGCGGCGCCTCGCTGTCCGGTCTCGCCGGTCGGCTGCTGGCGGAGACGGCGGTGGTCGCCGTGCCGGCCGGCGCTCTCGGACTGACCGCCGCCCTGCTCGTCCTGCCCGGTGCCCGCAGCGCGCCCGCCGTCGCCGCCGCCCTCGCCGTCACCCTGTTCGCCTGCGTCGCGCTACCACTGCGCGGCGTGGTGGCGCACCGCACGGTACGGATGCACGACGGCCGGGAGGATCTGGCTTCCGCCCGGCCGTCGCGGCGCCGTACGGTGGCCGAACTGACCGTGTTGGTCATCGCGTCGGGTGCGGTCGTCGCACTGCGCCGACAGGGATCCGGCAGCACCGGTCTGGTGGCCGCCGCCCCGCTGCTGACGGGCGTGGTCGCGGCGCTGCTCCTGGCACGCCTCCACCCCCTGCCGCTGCGTGCGCTGAGCAAGGCGACCACTCGAATGCGCGGCCCGGTGATTCCGCTGTCGCTGGCCCATGTGGCCCGCGCCCCCGGCTTCGCGGTGCTGCCGCTGCTCGCCCTGCTCACCGCCCTGACCACGGCCGCGTTCGGCGGCTCGGTCCTGGCAGGGGTCACAGCAGCCCGCGATCAGGCCGCGCTCCTCGCCGTCGGCGCCGACGGCCGCATCGAGACGACCACCGGTGAACTCCCTCAAGCCCTGCCCGACCGCGTCCGCCGGCTGTCCGGCGTACGGGACATGACGGAAGCGAGTGTCATCAACGAGGCGAAGCCGCAACAGGGAAGTCAGCCGATACCACTGGCCGGTGTGGACCCCGACGCATATGCGCACCTGGCGCACCACACGGGCCTGGGGCCGTTCGACGCGGCGAGCCTGAGGCAGGAGGACGCCGATACGACGGCCAGCGCCGACCGGCCTCTGCCCGCGCTGGCCTCACCTCGCGTGGCCGAGGAGTACGGCACCGACCCCTACCCCGTCCTGCTCCCGGACGGCACCTCCGTCACCGTCCGGATCGTCCTGATCCGGGCGCGCACTCCGGCCGTGATCGGTGACGACTTCCTGATCGTGGACCGTGCCGCTCTTCCCCGCGGCGTGGCGCGTACGACGACCCTGCTGCTGACCGGTGACGCCCTGAACGGCAGGGCGCTGCGCTCGGCGACGGAAGGCACAGCGACAGCCGTCCGGCTGCGCATCGAGGAACGCGCGCGGCACGTCGACTCACCGCTGCAGTCCGGCGCGGAACGCCTGTACGGTGTCGCGGTCGCCGCGAGCGCCGGATACGCGATCCTCGCCCTCCTGCTGACCGTGCTGCGCACCGCGCCCGAACGCAGCGCCCTGCTCGCCCGGTTGCGCACGATGGGAATGAGCCGGTCCCAGGGCCGCCGACTACTGATCCTCACTGCCCTCCCGCAGGCGTTGCTGGCCGCGGCGGGCGGTCTGCTGACCGGCTGGGCCGGCATTCACCTGCTGTCGCCCGGCGTCGACCTCACGGCCATCGCCCTGGCCTCCCCGTCCGCCCTCGAGGGCGCCGCGCTGCGCACCGATCCGCTCTCGCTGGCGGTTCCGGCACTCACCGTGCTGCTGCTGGCCGTCGGTGTGCCCACCGGTCAGGCCTGGTGGACCAGCCGACGTGGCTCGGTGCGCGAACTGAGGATGGGTGACGACTAG